From a single Candidatus Cloacimonadota bacterium genomic region:
- a CDS encoding ornithine carbamoyltransferase subunit F (catalyzes the formation of ornithine and carbamylphosphate from citrulline in the arginine catabolic pathway), producing MAFNLRNRHFLTLMDFSPKEVQFLLDLSLELKRAKYAGTEQQKLKGKNIALIFEKDSTRTRCAFEVAALDQGAHVTYLGPTGSQMGKKES from the coding sequence ATGGCTTTTAACTTAAGAAACAGACACTTTCTCACCCTGATGGATTTTAGCCCGAAAGAAGTGCAATTTCTATTAGATCTATCCTTAGAACTAAAACGAGCGAAATATGCTGGAACCGAACAACAGAAGCTCAAGGGTAAAAACATTGCTCTCATCTTTGAAAAAGACAGTACCAGAACTCGTTGCGCTTTTGAAGTCGCTGCATTAGACCAAGGCGCTCACGTTACATATTTAGGTCCTACCGGTAGTCAAATGGGGAAAAAAGAATCTAT